From a single uncultured Fibrobacter sp. genomic region:
- a CDS encoding serine protease: protein MKQLIGIILLSFFMAFAEEDMHNGTGFFVNSDYLITAYHVVDEFEHKCYYDIKNDTCYKIHMVDYDLDADIALMVLDEEPVEMPMVCSLEHAELPNGERLTSYGYTQPFVNPNLTVVPMRIRMQYRYDGNYSYYRTSGIIEYGMSGGPNFTTDGRIGGMNKSVSLMEENTSNLVKSTEVVRLLRKNGVTEYPNTKNIKKCAISILNSVEDFKSAQFNWGV from the coding sequence ATGAAACAGCTTATCGGTATCATCCTTCTCTCCTTCTTCATGGCCTTTGCCGAAGAGGACATGCATAACGGCACGGGGTTCTTCGTTAACAGCGATTACCTCATCACTGCATACCATGTTGTAGACGAATTTGAACATAAGTGTTATTACGATATCAAGAATGATACATGCTACAAGATTCATATGGTTGATTACGATTTGGATGCAGACATCGCTTTGATGGTGTTGGATGAAGAGCCTGTCGAAATGCCTATGGTATGCAGTCTTGAACACGCTGAATTGCCTAATGGGGAAAGACTGACCTCGTATGGCTACACTCAGCCGTTCGTTAACCCTAATTTGACTGTTGTACCGATGCGTATTCGTATGCAGTATCGTTATGATGGCAATTACAGCTATTATCGCACAAGCGGAATAATAGAATATGGAATGTCTGGCGGACCTAATTTTACCACGGATGGTCGAATTGGCGGAATGAACAAATCTGTATCGCTAATGGAAGAGAATACGAGCAATCTGGTGAAGTCTACGGAAGTGGTTCGCCTGCTTAGGAAAAATGGTGTAACCGAATATCCGAACACCAAGAATATCAAAAAATGTGCAATCAGCATCTTGAATTCCGTTGAGGATTTTAAGTCTGCTCAATTTAACTGGGGCGTATAA
- a CDS encoding spermidine synthase, with amino-acid sequence MNILVYFLFALSGFAGLIYEGSWARYLKLFLGHSSYGQVLTLCIYMGGLAIGSFVAGKMVERTKRPLLGYGIVELAIGIGGVAYHPLYLWLTGIFYDSEWTATLTPRGAEIAKVVLATGSTLPIAIAVGMTFPFIAAGLMRKSGAEVSLPMLYFTNSLGSAIGILATSYLLIPEIGNHATLCVAASINFLLAAVFSFIGLATSPVPTRESKKPEEQDVDYVAEHKLAMPPKNAWLWIAAITGLTSFVYEIVWIRLLSLLLGSSSHSFDQMLSAFILGLSLGSAVSGRLLKKDSLVVLSMAQILMAFFALCTLYFHQPFWGMMNEANQIFNPTSDGYICWSLFKYALSLLWMVPTSFFAGMTLPLITLILTRAFKSEAPIGKVYGWNTLGSIIGSAGGGLLLLPILQLKGALVTAALLDFAIGFILLVVYRKRFRYSVMFYIMVCVMIMPAIFVKFDPSLITSGVFRSYKNMHPNEKIQVIDGKTATISFHESPVHYYVKTNGKADASMSKDRESPISSDELTQAATAFMPMAVKTEPYDAAMVGFGSGMGAHYLLADPLLKDFDCVEIEQAMMDLAKGFYPWNYRGYDDPRIHIFIDDATTFFHTNRRKYDMIISVPSNPWVSGVAGLFAHEFYAKMRRYMKPGALWVQWIQTYEFNDLMFLNILKALDTVFPYVSLYKSTDEPDIIMIASDQPVLQKGIGRFSTDTALVAEFNRIHRDPEFFGERNFLFTNKMVKSLLDGVKPNSLFIPIVDNKAEEARFVHSEAHIVNVFDSCEVCWQQYLDPEDYALRRPARVKAMLAEPKDEFKKTALLSYVAELKNSAHPQQTEDVALIGHSRPTGGNPGISSGVTPEPPKVPGQTKVTELAEVTAEPTATKVTELAEGPSGSSAEGPDSLAEDPRLVALESSLAFQKFRENYIEWIRTVPMEVRDTDEVYVKVRDLVAAGAFPRSFSEEFNIMEAAREGVYKQASLLIADFFDRYEMNEMGDIFLRNCIVISLLAGEPELANVIYESAIQKNEDFFAVEKRLIEREIQRSRRNGK; translated from the coding sequence ATGAATATCTTGGTCTATTTCCTGTTTGCCCTGTCCGGGTTTGCGGGCCTGATTTACGAAGGCTCGTGGGCTCGTTACCTTAAACTTTTTCTGGGGCATTCCAGCTACGGCCAGGTGCTCACGCTCTGCATCTATATGGGCGGCCTTGCCATCGGTAGCTTTGTGGCGGGCAAGATGGTCGAACGTACCAAGCGCCCGCTCCTGGGTTACGGCATTGTGGAACTGGCGATCGGTATTGGCGGGGTGGCCTACCATCCGCTGTACCTGTGGCTTACGGGAATTTTCTACGACTCCGAATGGACGGCCACGCTCACGCCGCGTGGCGCAGAAATTGCGAAGGTGGTCCTGGCGACGGGTTCTACGCTCCCGATTGCGATTGCGGTCGGCATGACTTTCCCCTTCATTGCGGCGGGACTCATGCGCAAGAGCGGTGCCGAAGTGTCGCTCCCGATGCTCTACTTTACGAACAGTCTCGGTTCTGCTATCGGAATTCTTGCGACAAGTTACCTGTTGATTCCCGAAATCGGAAACCACGCTACCCTGTGCGTGGCAGCCTCTATCAACTTCCTGCTTGCGGCGGTGTTCAGCTTCATCGGCCTTGCGACATCGCCTGTGCCGACGCGGGAATCGAAGAAACCCGAGGAACAGGACGTGGACTATGTGGCCGAACACAAGCTTGCGATGCCGCCGAAAAATGCGTGGCTCTGGATTGCTGCGATTACGGGCCTCACCTCGTTCGTCTACGAAATCGTCTGGATCCGTCTGCTTTCGCTGTTGCTGGGTTCTTCGAGCCATAGCTTCGACCAGATGCTTTCGGCGTTTATCTTGGGACTTTCGCTGGGCTCCGCGGTGAGCGGCAGACTGCTCAAGAAAGATAGCCTCGTCGTGCTTTCGATGGCGCAGATTTTGATGGCCTTCTTCGCGCTTTGCACGTTGTATTTCCACCAGCCCTTCTGGGGCATGATGAACGAGGCGAACCAGATTTTCAACCCGACTTCCGACGGTTACATTTGCTGGAGCCTGTTCAAGTACGCGCTTTCTCTCTTGTGGATGGTGCCGACGAGTTTCTTTGCGGGCATGACGCTCCCGCTGATTACCCTGATTCTCACGCGCGCCTTCAAGAGCGAAGCCCCCATCGGAAAGGTCTACGGCTGGAATACGCTCGGCTCCATTATCGGCTCGGCAGGCGGTGGACTTCTGCTGTTGCCGATTCTGCAGCTCAAGGGCGCGCTCGTGACGGCAGCTCTGCTCGACTTCGCCATCGGCTTTATCCTGCTGGTGGTTTACCGCAAGCGTTTCCGCTACAGCGTGATGTTCTACATCATGGTGTGTGTGATGATTATGCCTGCCATCTTCGTGAAGTTCGATCCGTCGCTCATTACCTCGGGCGTGTTCCGTAGCTACAAGAACATGCACCCGAACGAAAAGATCCAGGTGATTGACGGAAAGACGGCAACCATCAGCTTCCACGAATCGCCGGTGCATTACTATGTAAAGACGAACGGCAAGGCCGACGCGAGCATGAGCAAGGACCGTGAGTCCCCGATTTCAAGCGACGAACTCACGCAGGCGGCAACCGCCTTTATGCCGATGGCCGTGAAGACCGAACCGTACGATGCCGCGATGGTCGGCTTCGGGAGCGGCATGGGCGCGCATTACCTGCTCGCCGACCCCCTGCTCAAGGATTTCGACTGCGTGGAAATCGAGCAGGCGATGATGGACCTTGCAAAGGGATTCTACCCGTGGAACTATCGCGGCTACGACGATCCGCGCATCCACATTTTCATCGACGATGCGACGACTTTCTTCCATACGAACCGCCGCAAGTACGACATGATTATCAGCGTGCCCTCTAACCCGTGGGTGAGCGGCGTGGCAGGGCTCTTTGCGCATGAATTCTACGCCAAGATGCGCCGCTACATGAAACCGGGCGCCCTCTGGGTACAGTGGATTCAGACGTACGAATTCAACGATCTCATGTTCCTGAACATTCTGAAGGCGCTCGACACGGTATTCCCGTACGTGAGCCTCTATAAGTCTACCGACGAGCCCGACATCATCATGATTGCAAGCGACCAGCCGGTACTGCAGAAGGGCATCGGGCGTTTCTCTACCGATACGGCCCTGGTGGCGGAATTCAACCGCATCCACCGTGACCCGGAATTCTTCGGCGAAAGAAACTTCCTCTTCACGAACAAGATGGTTAAGTCGCTGCTTGACGGTGTAAAGCCGAACAGCCTCTTTATCCCGATTGTGGACAACAAGGCCGAAGAGGCCCGCTTCGTGCATTCCGAGGCGCATATCGTGAACGTGTTCGACAGCTGCGAAGTCTGCTGGCAACAGTACCTCGACCCCGAGGACTACGCGCTCCGTCGCCCCGCCCGCGTGAAGGCGATGCTTGCCGAACCGAAGGACGAATTCAAGAAAACCGCGCTGCTCTCTTACGTGGCCGAATTAAAGAACTCTGCTCATCCGCAACAAACCGAAGATGTTGCTCTTATCGGTCATTCTCGACCAACGGGAGGGAATCCAGGAATTTCAAGTGGCGTCACCCCTGAGCCCCCCAAGGTCCCTGGGCAAACTAAGGTCACTGAGCTTGCCGAAGTGACCGCTGAACCCACTGCAACAAAGGTCACTGAGCTTGCCGAAGGGCCGAGCGGTTCCTCTGCCGAAGGGCCGGACTCCCTCGCCGAAGATCCTCGTCTCGTAGCGCTAGAATCTTCCCTCGCGTTCCAGAAGTTCCGCGAAAACTACATCGAATGGATCCGCACCGTCCCCATGGAAGTCCGCGACACCGACGAAGTCTACGTCAAGGTGCGCGACCTCGTTGCAGCGGGGGCTTTCCCGCGCAGTTTCTCCGAAGAATTCAACATCATGGAAGCCGCCCGCGAAGGTGTCTACAAGCAGGCTTCGCTCCTCATTGCCGATTTCTTTGACCGCTACGAAATGAACGAGATGGGCGACATCTTCTTGCGCAATTGCATCGTGATATCGCTCCTTGCGGGCGAACCGGAACTTGCAAACGTCATCTACGAAAGCGCCATCCAGAAAAACGAGGACTTCTTCGCTGTCGAAAAGCGCCTCATCGAACGTGAAATCCAGCGCTCCAGAAGAAACGGAAAGTAA
- a CDS encoding fibro-slime domain-containing protein: protein MKRITLMMALALAAFAFSMDYSGNVFLNPRVKSIYVSPGCPNRDSLGHVLKKSENDVLLKSKDKFGWYKYAVKNLLDGDTIAPFCFYSGEQDTLVEDVYDEGELVGYSRTYYYSATRVFSESDFDKQKNLYIDFWGSSTYHKKVTPPVVYFKTDWKNNYVVLDGYRFVPVTKKNSKGWYVVSNEFKSMYVRMDIKVDSVQTTEYEVVSRCKKDDDGYCIIDDETGSTIIERDTIGSRKVWKHVYDTLATDTLYHAYDGLISFTDQPEHCQGHFIYKDFYNVGGSYTSEYFCFKSELGIKPHDTLYVFENPKKAHETLVRTKEPEALKTLHVIPPQIAKWFGETPTFSTDGKNFTDMDVETGHCGWYSTLFFEEKIPTKATFYNAEDHSLTFAKKVNIDSLFKKLKTNELFYVPNDPEKVYWYAEDPNYEGICSVHLQGIVYDTDAELHPAFSCYAMGGEGCQVGAQGVEPIEAQAAVNACIGVTPGIVGLILGDDHKPVLTKAGERCFINSDFFNQLFNSTDGVNETSCSTIPFTLNSLGKWEFSSDYYTSPGAPVVGGYYPAELTEDGDIVAGTPLPEARKKRPAEGPVFIGPVLRELDSTEKVMKMNVLCQGIGWNKGIDCTGLFANGDDLNMPISSYLGISGGSSLCVWGWSCSSDAPEGWTFFDSYEKVSTREGGNPRWSSTTPGRNQHFCFESHAKFTYKKGQKFGVRGDDDIWIFIGGKLAIDLGGTHMAAPGYADLSLLTDKNDEPLVVGNTYDIDIFFCDRRTTMSNMNIFSNIYLDQSDVAERMKPCEVEVEDVFEEDPEHLGEKAIGMTRAAKSNLRVGVQALRIEVSGLTANEPVALLDLQGRVIASRRASSSTMQFEVRNAGRYIVKTRTGSALITVK, encoded by the coding sequence ATGAAAAGAATAACCCTGATGATGGCGCTTGCACTTGCCGCTTTCGCCTTTTCCATGGACTATTCGGGAAACGTGTTCCTGAATCCAAGAGTTAAAAGCATATATGTCTCGCCGGGGTGTCCGAATAGGGATTCTTTGGGCCATGTGCTCAAAAAGAGCGAAAACGACGTCTTGCTTAAGAGCAAGGACAAGTTCGGGTGGTACAAGTATGCCGTCAAGAACTTGCTCGATGGCGATACCATTGCGCCTTTCTGCTTTTACAGCGGAGAGCAGGATACCCTTGTAGAAGATGTCTACGACGAGGGTGAACTGGTCGGCTATTCCAGGACGTACTATTATAGTGCAACCCGCGTATTTTCGGAATCTGACTTTGACAAGCAGAAAAACCTGTATATCGATTTCTGGGGAAGTTCCACTTACCACAAGAAGGTGACTCCTCCGGTGGTCTATTTCAAGACCGATTGGAAAAACAACTATGTCGTGTTGGATGGCTATCGCTTCGTCCCGGTAACCAAGAAAAACTCGAAGGGCTGGTACGTTGTAAGTAATGAATTCAAGTCCATGTATGTCAGGATGGATATCAAGGTCGATTCCGTACAGACGACCGAGTACGAGGTCGTTAGTCGCTGCAAGAAAGATGATGATGGCTATTGTATCATTGACGACGAAACGGGGTCTACCATTATTGAACGCGACACGATAGGTTCGCGCAAGGTCTGGAAACATGTCTACGATACGCTTGCGACCGATACGCTTTATCATGCATACGACGGCCTGATTTCGTTTACGGATCAACCTGAACATTGCCAGGGGCACTTTATCTATAAGGATTTCTACAATGTGGGTGGCTCCTATACCAGTGAATATTTCTGCTTCAAATCCGAGCTGGGTATCAAGCCTCACGACACGCTCTATGTTTTTGAAAATCCGAAAAAGGCGCACGAAACGCTGGTGCGCACCAAGGAACCCGAAGCCCTCAAGACTCTGCACGTAATCCCGCCGCAGATCGCAAAATGGTTCGGTGAAACGCCTACCTTCAGCACCGACGGAAAAAACTTTACGGATATGGACGTAGAAACGGGGCACTGTGGCTGGTATTCGACACTTTTCTTTGAAGAGAAAATTCCGACCAAGGCGACCTTCTATAACGCAGAAGATCACTCGCTCACGTTTGCCAAAAAAGTGAACATCGATTCCCTGTTCAAGAAATTGAAAACAAATGAACTGTTCTATGTGCCAAATGACCCGGAAAAGGTTTACTGGTATGCCGAAGATCCGAACTACGAGGGAATTTGTAGTGTGCACCTGCAGGGCATTGTCTACGATACCGATGCGGAACTGCATCCGGCATTCTCCTGCTATGCGATGGGTGGCGAAGGTTGCCAGGTGGGTGCCCAGGGGGTAGAACCTATCGAGGCGCAGGCGGCGGTGAACGCCTGTATTGGAGTGACTCCTGGAATTGTGGGACTAATCCTTGGCGACGACCACAAGCCGGTTCTTACCAAGGCGGGCGAAAGGTGCTTTATTAATTCCGATTTTTTTAACCAGCTGTTCAATTCGACCGATGGCGTCAACGAAACTTCTTGTTCCACGATTCCGTTTACCCTGAATAGTTTGGGCAAGTGGGAATTCTCCTCGGATTATTATACCTCTCCGGGAGCTCCTGTAGTCGGTGGTTACTATCCTGCCGAGTTAACCGAAGATGGCGATATCGTTGCCGGAACTCCGCTTCCGGAGGCGAGGAAAAAGCGCCCTGCCGAAGGCCCCGTGTTTATCGGCCCGGTACTCCGTGAACTGGACTCTACCGAAAAGGTCATGAAGATGAACGTCCTGTGTCAGGGAATTGGGTGGAATAAGGGCATCGATTGTACAGGACTGTTTGCAAATGGCGATGACCTTAACATGCCGATATCCAGCTATTTGGGCATTTCGGGAGGTAGCTCGCTTTGCGTTTGGGGATGGTCTTGCTCGAGCGATGCACCCGAAGGCTGGACGTTCTTTGATTCCTATGAAAAGGTGAGCACCCGTGAAGGGGGAAATCCCCGTTGGTCGTCTACAACTCCGGGACGAAACCAGCATTTCTGCTTTGAAAGCCATGCCAAGTTCACCTACAAGAAAGGGCAAAAATTTGGCGTCCGTGGCGATGACGACATCTGGATCTTTATCGGAGGAAAGCTCGCGATCGACTTGGGCGGCACTCACATGGCCGCTCCCGGATATGCCGACTTGTCCCTCCTGACCGACAAGAACGACGAACCGCTCGTTGTCGGAAACACCTACGATATCGACATCTTCTTCTGTGACCGTCGTACCACGATGAGCAACATGAACATCTTCAGCAACATTTATCTGGACCAGTCCGATGTGGCGGAACGGATGAAACCCTGCGAAGTGGAAGTCGAAGACGTCTTTGAAGAAGATCCTGAACATCTGGGAGAAAAGGCTATCGGCATGACCCGTGCCGCAAAGTCGAATCTGCGTGTCGGCGTGCAAGCCCTCCGCATAGAAGTCTCCGGGCTTACCGCAAATGAACCCGTGGCTCTCCTCGACCTGCAGGGCCGCGTCATTGCAAGCCGCAGGGCATCTTCTTCCACAATGCAGTTTGAAGTAAGGAATGCTGGCCGCTATATCGTCAAGACCAGGACGGGCAGCGCTTTAATCACTGTGAAATAA
- a CDS encoding thioesterase family protein: MEICTHKHTARIEVRYAETDQMGIVHHSVYAVWFEQARTEFFRTANASYADMEAEGFAAPVLELNVKYRQPTHYGEFVDIETTMVREGTLKFRFEYKVFVNGNLCTTGSSLHCMTKGGRPTRELPSSFAKFEFVTE, encoded by the coding sequence ATGGAAATTTGCACACACAAGCACACCGCAAGAATTGAAGTCCGCTATGCAGAAACGGACCAGATGGGAATTGTCCACCACTCCGTTTACGCCGTATGGTTCGAACAGGCCCGCACCGAATTTTTCCGCACCGCAAACGCAAGCTACGCCGACATGGAAGCGGAAGGCTTTGCCGCCCCGGTCCTGGAGCTAAACGTCAAGTACAGGCAGCCTACCCACTACGGGGAATTCGTGGACATAGAAACCACCATGGTGCGCGAAGGGACGCTCAAGTTCCGCTTTGAATACAAAGTTTTCGTGAACGGGAACCTTTGCACTACGGGATCGTCGCTGCACTGCATGACCAAGGGCGGACGGCCCACGCGGGAACTGCCCAGCAGCTTTGCCAAGTTCGAATTCGTGACTGAATAG
- the tuf gene encoding elongation factor Tu, which translates to MAKEHFDRSKPHCNIGTIGHVDHGKTTLTAAICTTLAARGLAAAKRFDEIDNAPEEKARGITINTSHVEYTTANRHYAHVDCPGHADYVKNMVTGAAQMDGAILVVAATDGPMPQTREHILLAHQVGVPKIVVFMNKVDMVDDEELLDLVEMEVRDLLSKYEFDGDNTPIIRGSALKALEGDPAYQDKIMELMDACDTYIPLPARETEKPFLMPIEDVFTITGRGTVATGRIERGVVHLNDKVERVGLGETAEYVVTGVEMFRKLLDDAQAGDNVGLLLRGAEKKDISRGQVLAAPKSVTPHAEFKAEIYVLTKDEGGRHTPFMNGYRPQFYFRTTDVTGTIQLPEGVEMVTPGDTVTIHVNLIAPVAMEKQLRFAIREGGRTVGAGSVTEIIK; encoded by the coding sequence ATGGCAAAAGAACATTTTGACAGAAGCAAGCCGCACTGCAACATCGGCACCATCGGCCACGTTGACCACGGCAAGACCACTCTGACCGCCGCAATCTGCACGACCCTCGCTGCACGCGGCCTCGCCGCCGCCAAGCGTTTCGACGAAATCGACAACGCTCCCGAAGAAAAGGCCCGTGGTATCACGATCAACACTTCTCACGTCGAATACACCACTGCAAACCGTCACTACGCTCACGTCGACTGCCCGGGGCACGCCGACTACGTTAAGAACATGGTGACCGGTGCTGCCCAGATGGACGGCGCTATCCTCGTCGTGGCCGCTACTGACGGCCCGATGCCCCAGACCCGTGAACACATCCTCCTCGCTCACCAGGTGGGCGTGCCGAAGATCGTCGTGTTCATGAACAAGGTCGACATGGTGGACGACGAAGAACTCCTCGACCTCGTGGAAATGGAAGTTCGCGACCTTCTGTCCAAGTACGAATTTGACGGCGACAACACCCCGATCATCCGCGGTTCCGCCCTCAAGGCCCTCGAAGGCGACCCTGCCTACCAGGACAAGATCATGGAACTCATGGACGCCTGCGACACCTACATCCCGCTGCCGGCCCGCGAAACCGAAAAGCCGTTCCTGATGCCGATCGAAGACGTGTTCACCATCACCGGTCGTGGCACTGTCGCTACCGGTCGTATCGAACGCGGCGTGGTTCACCTGAACGACAAGGTCGAACGCGTTGGTCTCGGCGAAACTGCCGAATACGTCGTTACCGGCGTTGAAATGTTCCGCAAGCTCCTCGACGACGCCCAGGCTGGCGACAACGTCGGTCTGCTCCTCCGCGGCGCAGAAAAGAAGGACATCAGCCGCGGCCAGGTGCTCGCAGCTCCGAAGTCCGTGACTCCGCACGCCGAGTTCAAGGCAGAAATCTACGTTCTTACGAAGGACGAAGGTGGCCGTCACACACCGTTCATGAACGGCTACCGTCCTCAGTTCTACTTCCGCACCACCGACGTGACTGGCACGATCCAGCTTCCGGAAGGTGTCGAAATGGTGACTCCGGGTGACACCGTGACCATCCACGTGAACCTGATCGCCCCGGTGGCAATGGAAAAGCAGCTCCGCTTCGCAATCCGCGAAGGTGGCCGTACCGTTGGCGCTGGCTCCGTAACCGAAATCATCAAGTAA
- the rpmG gene encoding 50S ribosomal protein L33, whose amino-acid sequence MPRELITLECTECNQRNYDCDKNKRLHPSRVEYKKYCPFCRKHTVHKETK is encoded by the coding sequence ATGCCCAGAGAACTCATCACGCTCGAATGCACCGAATGCAATCAGCGCAACTATGACTGCGACAAGAACAAGCGTCTTCACCCCTCTCGCGTAGAGTACAAGAAGTATTGCCCGTTCTGCCGCAAGCATACTGTTCACAAGGAAACCAAGTAA
- the secE gene encoding preprotein translocase subunit SecE, with protein MRKIQQYVKESIEELKKVTWPTWEELKGSTLVVMLFSVIMGLYIAGLDVGFSWIIDKIMGRG; from the coding sequence ATGCGCAAGATCCAGCAATATGTCAAGGAATCCATCGAGGAACTGAAGAAAGTCACTTGGCCTACTTGGGAAGAACTTAAGGGTTCCACCTTGGTAGTGATGCTTTTCAGCGTCATTATGGGTCTGTACATTGCCGGACTCGACGTTGGTTTTTCTTGGATTATTGACAAGATTATGGGAAGAGGTTAG
- the nusG gene encoding transcription termination/antitermination protein NusG — MPDMKWYAIHTFSGQENNIKKRIEQMIEREGVQDKFGQIIVPTREVVSTVRGHRHVSVQNAMPTYVFIEMVLDELTQHLVMNINGVTHFLGMTPTKRVAIPLQQSEVDRLLGVDPSGSTEGEIQNPYSIGENVRIKEGPFKDFVGVVDEIMEDKTKIKVMVTVFGRSTPVELSYNQVESDIA, encoded by the coding sequence ATGCCTGATATGAAGTGGTATGCCATTCACACCTTTTCCGGTCAAGAAAATAACATTAAGAAACGTATCGAGCAGATGATTGAACGCGAAGGCGTTCAAGATAAGTTCGGACAGATTATCGTACCGACCCGCGAGGTGGTTTCCACCGTTCGCGGTCATCGTCATGTATCCGTCCAGAACGCAATGCCCACTTACGTTTTCATCGAAATGGTGCTGGACGAGCTCACCCAGCATTTGGTGATGAACATCAATGGCGTCACCCATTTCCTTGGAATGACCCCCACTAAGAGGGTGGCCATTCCTTTGCAACAGAGCGAGGTCGATCGTCTTCTTGGAGTTGATCCTAGTGGCTCTACTGAAGGCGAGATCCAAAACCCGTACTCTATTGGCGAAAATGTCCGCATCAAGGAAGGTCCCTTCAAGGACTTTGTGGGCGTCGTAGACGAAATCATGGAAGACAAGACCAAGATTAAGGTCATGGTGACTGTCTTCGGTCGTTCTACGCCTGTCGAACTCTCCTACAACCAGGTTGAGTCCGACATCGCTTAA
- the rplK gene encoding 50S ribosomal protein L11 — MAKKITGYIKLQIPAGAANPAPPVGPALGQKGVNIMEFCKQFNAKTQNDKGMIIPVVITVYADKSFTFITKVSPVPALIKKAAGIESGSGEPNRKKVGKLTKAQVQDIAQKKMPDLNTIDLEAAMRMVAGTARSMGIEVVD; from the coding sequence GTGGCAAAGAAAATCACAGGTTATATTAAGCTCCAGATTCCTGCAGGCGCCGCTAACCCGGCTCCCCCGGTAGGTCCCGCCCTTGGTCAGAAGGGTGTGAACATCATGGAATTCTGCAAGCAGTTCAACGCTAAGACCCAGAACGACAAGGGAATGATTATCCCGGTCGTTATTACGGTCTATGCCGATAAGAGCTTTACCTTCATCACGAAGGTATCGCCGGTTCCGGCCCTCATCAAGAAGGCTGCCGGCATTGAAAGCGGCTCTGGCGAACCCAACCGTAAGAAAGTTGGTAAGCTCACCAAGGCCCAGGTCCAGGATATCGCCCAAAAGAAGATGCCGGATCTAAACACAATCGACCTCGAAGCCGCTATGCGCATGGTCGCGGGTACTGCTCGCTCCATGGGTATTGAAGTGGTTGACTGA
- the rplA gene encoding 50S ribosomal protein L1 — MFRGKKYKKIAESFDRTKAYDLKEAIEILKKSELKFDQTVEVHFNLGVDPKHSDQVVRGTVVLPHGTGRQVRVLVFCKDNNLEVAKSAGADYAGGADLVQKIQEGWLDFDSVVATPDMMPVISKVAKVLGPRGLMPSPKAGTVTVNVAQTVKELKAGKIQYRVDKGANVHAPVGKLSFGVEQLAENTKAVIDSVVKNKPQSSKGTYIKSLTLSATMAPGIKLDMALTR; from the coding sequence ATGTTCAGAGGAAAAAAATACAAAAAGATTGCTGAATCTTTCGATCGCACCAAGGCGTACGATTTGAAGGAAGCAATCGAAATACTCAAAAAGTCCGAATTGAAGTTCGACCAGACGGTCGAAGTACACTTCAATCTCGGTGTGGACCCAAAACATTCCGACCAAGTGGTTCGTGGCACTGTTGTGCTGCCGCATGGTACCGGTCGTCAGGTCCGCGTCTTGGTTTTCTGCAAGGACAATAACCTTGAAGTTGCTAAGAGCGCAGGTGCTGACTACGCAGGTGGTGCTGACTTGGTTCAGAAGATTCAGGAAGGCTGGCTGGACTTTGATTCCGTCGTTGCTACTCCCGACATGATGCCGGTGATTAGTAAGGTCGCTAAGGTCCTCGGTCCTCGCGGTTTGATGCCTTCTCCGAAGGCCGGCACGGTTACGGTTAACGTTGCCCAGACGGTTAAGGAACTCAAGGCTGGTAAGATCCAGTACCGCGTTGACAAGGGCGCTAATGTCCATGCCCCCGTAGGCAAGCTCTCCTTCGGTGTCGAACAGCTGGCTGAAAATACCAAGGCTGTTATCGACTCTGTCGTTAAGAACAAGCCTCAATCTTCTAAGGGCACCTACATTAAGAGCCTTACGTTGTCCGCAACGATGGCTCCGGGCATCAAACTTGATATGGCACTGACGCGCTAG
- the rplJ gene encoding 50S ribosomal protein L10 produces MKAVVKKQQTVDALVESFNGATAVYLLNYQGMTVEKDNALRKALASKGVKYHAVKNTLLKRVLAALKVEGLDDLLTGATSVMVGFEEDPLLPAREIEAFHKANPDFLVAKSVYLDGKPMPGSEVVNLAKIPDRKGMIAQIVSIALGPGSTIAGQIKTLQEKLEKESGSEAAPEAAAEA; encoded by the coding sequence ATGAAAGCTGTAGTTAAAAAACAACAGACCGTGGACGCGCTCGTCGAGTCCTTCAATGGCGCAACCGCCGTCTATCTGCTCAATTATCAAGGCATGACCGTAGAAAAGGACAATGCCCTTCGCAAGGCACTCGCATCTAAGGGTGTTAAGTACCACGCTGTGAAGAATACTCTTCTCAAGCGCGTGCTCGCCGCTCTTAAGGTCGAAGGTCTCGACGATTTGCTGACCGGTGCAACATCCGTTATGGTCGGCTTCGAAGAAGACCCGCTTCTGCCCGCTCGCGAAATTGAAGCATTCCACAAAGCAAACCCCGATTTCTTGGTTGCCAAGAGCGTTTACCTCGATGGTAAGCCGATGCCTGGCTCCGAAGTCGTGAACCTCGCTAAGATCCCGGATCGTAAGGGCATGATCGCTCAGATCGTCTCCATCGCTCTCGGACCTGGTTCCACGATCGCCGGTCAAATCAAGACGCTCCAGGAAAAGCTGGAAAAAGAATCGGGCTCCGAAGCTGCTCCTGAAGCCGCTGCGGAAGCTTAA